A DNA window from Gigantopelta aegis isolate Gae_Host chromosome 4, Gae_host_genome, whole genome shotgun sequence contains the following coding sequences:
- the LOC121371271 gene encoding histone deacetylase 1-like — protein MSLQPHKKKVCYYYDGDIGNYYYGQGHPMKPHRIRMTHNLILNYGLYRKMEIYRPHKATAEEMTKFHSDDYIKFLRSIRPDNMSEYNKQMQRFNVGEDCPVFDGMYEFCQLSTGGSVAGAVKLNKQAADIAVNWAGGLHHAKKSEASGFCYVNDIVLAILELLKYHQRVLYVDIDIHHGDGVEEAFYTTDRVMTVSFHKYGEYFPGTGDLRDIGAGKGKYYAVNFPLRDGIDDESFEQIFKPVVTKVMETYQPSAVVLQCGADSLSGDRLGCFNITLKGHGKCVDYMKKWNLPILLLGGGGYTIRNVARCWAFETSAALGVDIANELPYNDYFEYYGPDFKLHISPSNMANQNTPEYLDKIKTRLFENLRMLPHAPGVQMQAIPEDAIPDDSEEDDKENPDERNSMRATDKRIACDEEFSDSEDEGEGGGRTDRQNYKPRSKRPRTDEEKREAEKAAETKEVKKDPETKEEVKLAVEKPEEKAEEKKTEAAKPVETPASETKESSGAQEPPKQDH, from the coding sequence ATGTCCCTTCAGCCGCACAAGAAAAAAGTGTGTTACTATTATGACGGTGACATTGGAAACTATTACTATGGACAGGGCCACCCTATGAAGCCACACAGAATACGAATGACACACAATCTTATCCTTAACTATGGTTTGTACAGGAAGATGGAGATCTATCGACCTCACAAGGCCACAGCTGAAGAAATGACCAAGTTTCACAGTGATGACTATATCAAGTTTCTTCGAAGTATTCGCCCAGACAATATGTCCGAATACAACAAGCAGATGCAGAGATTTAATGTTGGAGAGGATTGTCCAGTCTTTGATGGAATGTACGAGTTCTGTCAGCTCTCAACAGGTGGTTCAGTAGCAGGAGCTGTCAAATTGAACAAGCAAGCAGCTGATATTGCTGTCAACTGGGCTGGAGGACTTCATCATGCCAAGAAATCAGAGGCTTCTGGATTCTGCTATGTCAATGACATTGTCCTGGCCATCTTGGAGCTTCTCAAGTACCATCAACGAGTCCTGTATGTTGATATTGACATTCACCACGGTGATGGTGTGGAGGAGGCTTTCTACACCACAGATCGGGTCATGACCGTATCCTTCCACAAGTATGGAGAGTACTTCCCTGGCACTGGCGATCTACGAGACATAGGTGCTGGCAAAGGCAAATACTACGCTGTAAATTTTCCACTACGCGATGGCATTGATGATGAATCATTTGAGCAGATCTTTAAACCTGTTGTAACAAAGGTAATGGAGACATACCAGCCTAGTGCTGTTGTCCTACAGTGTGGAGCTGACTCTCTATCTGGAGATAGGCTAGGCTGCTTTAATATCACACTGAAGGGTCATGGAAAGTGTGTTGACTATATGAAGAAATGGAATCTTCCCATACTACTTTTAGGTGGTGGAGGGTATACAATTAGAAATGTTGCTCGCTGCTGGGCATTTGAAACATCTGCAGCACTTGGTGTTGACATTGCAAATGAATTGCCCTACAatgattattttgaatattaCGGGCCAGACTTCAAACTTCATATCAGTCCATCGAACATGGCTAATCAGAATACTCCAGAATACCTtgacaaaatcaaaacaagacTGTTTGAAAATCTGAGAATGCTGCCACATGCACCTGGAGTACAGATGCAAGCGATTCCTGAAGATGCTATTCCTGATGATAGTGAAGAGGATGACAAAGAGAATCCAGATGAACGGAATTCCATGAGGGCAACTGACAAGAGAATAGCATGCGATGAAGAATTCTCCGATAGTGAGGATGAAGGTGAAGGTGGTGGCCGCACTGACAGACAGAACTATAAACCTAGATCCAAAAGACCACGCACTGACGAAGAAAAAAGGGAGGCAGAAAAGGCTGCTGAAACTAAAGAAGTTAAGAAGGATCCAGAAACAAAGGAAGAAGTGAAGCTAGCTGTGGAAAAGCCAGAAGAGAAGgctgaagaaaagaaaactgaAGCTGCTAAACCAGTGGAAACTCCAGCAAGTGAAACAAAAGAATCCTCAGGTGCTCAGGAACCTCCGAAACAAGATCATTAa